The Mixophyes fleayi isolate aMixFle1 chromosome 1, aMixFle1.hap1, whole genome shotgun sequence genome includes a region encoding these proteins:
- the TPST2 gene encoding protein-tyrosine sulfotransferase 2 — translation MRFTVKKVSLVIGFVVLVALAAHLGQQMLECQHILDEGYSKKNRGVMKPESEELVMVDASNIEYRYSKDMPLIFIGGVPRSGTTLMRAMLDAHPDVRCGEETRIIPRILAMRQAWSKSGSEKMRLDEAGVTDVVMDAAVQAFILEIIAKHGEPAKLLCNKDPFTLKSSVYLSKLFPNSKFLLMIRDGRASVHSMITRKITIAGFDLNSYRDCLTKWNKAIEIMYAQCLEIGEQKCLPVYYEQLVLHPKQAMHAIIEFLGIPWNDAVLHHEDLIGKPGGVSLSKTEKSTDQVMKPVNLEALSKWVGKLPTDIVDDMPRIAPMLARLGYDPFANPPRYGNPDAIVVNNTHRILKGDFKTPSNLKGYLQVHQNNSSHW, via the exons ATGCGGTTCACTGTGAAGAAGGTGTCGTTGGTGATTGGCTTCGTTGTCTTGGTGGCATTAGCAGCGCACCTTGGCCAACAAATGCTAGAATGTCAGCATATTCTTGATGAAGGTTATAGCAAGAAAAATCGGGGTGTCATGAAGCCGGAGAGTGAAGAACTCGTTATGGTAGATGCCAGTAATATAGAGTACagatacagtaaggacatgccccTAATATTTATTGGTGGTGTGCCACGAAGTGGTACAACATTAATGAGAGCTATGCTGGATGCTCATCCTGATGTCCGTTGTGGGGAAGAAACACGAATTATTCCTAGGATTTTAGCAATGAGGCAAGCTTGGTCAAAGTCTGGCAGTGAAAAGATGCGACTTGATGAAGCTGGTGTAACAGATGTTGTCATGGATGCCGCCGTGCAGGCTTTTATACTAGAAATAATAGCAAAACATGGAGAACCTGCTAAATTGTTATGTAATAAGGACCCATTCACATTGAAATCATCAGTTTATCTTTCCAAACTGTTCCCTAATTCCAAGTTTCTTTTAATGATAAGGGATGGACGTGCTTCTGTACATTCCATGATAACTAGGAAGATAACTATAGCTGGCTTTGATTTAAACAGCTATAGAGACTGTCTAACCAAGTGGAACAAAGCAATAGAGATCATGTATGCACAGTGTTTAGAAATCGGGGAGCAAAAGTGCCTTCCAGTTTATTATGAACAGTTAGTTTTGCATCCCAAGCAAGCCATGCATGCAATTATTGAGTTTCTAGGCATCCCATGGAATGATGCTGTGCTACATCACGAAGATCTTATTGGAAAACCTGGAGGAGTATCCCTTTCTAA GACTGAAAAATCAACGGACCAAGTAATGAAACCTGTGAATCTTGAGGCTTTGTCTAAGTGGGTTGGAAAACTTCCTACAGACATAGTAGATGACATGCCTCGTATAGCCCCGATGCTTGCCAGGTTGGGCTATGATCCTTTTGCAAACCCTCCAAGATATGGTAATCCAGATGCCATAGTTGTCAACAACACACACAGA ATCTTGAAGGGGGATTTTAAAACACCAAGCAATCTGAAAGGATATCTTCAG GTTCATCAGAATAACTCCTCACACTGGTGA